A portion of the Chloroflexaceae bacterium genome contains these proteins:
- a CDS encoding NADH-quinone oxidoreductase subunit B → MGIEEKAGDLGVITTSLEYVVNWGRTNAMWPLLFGLACCAIEMMGAQSANYDLSRFGMEINRASPRQADLMIVAGRVSRKMAPVVRRLYDQMSDPKWVIAMGDCAACGGIFNNYAIVQGVDEVVPVDVYVAGCPPRPEALIHGIMLLHEKVKREKISGKKEEPIRLSQPPLQVDAARK, encoded by the coding sequence ATGGGAATAGAAGAAAAGGCCGGTGATCTGGGAGTGATCACCACCTCGCTGGAATATGTCGTCAACTGGGGCCGCACCAATGCGATGTGGCCGCTGCTCTTCGGCCTGGCTTGCTGCGCCATCGAGATGATGGGCGCCCAGAGCGCCAACTACGACCTGTCTCGCTTCGGCATGGAGATCAACCGGGCTTCGCCCCGCCAGGCCGACCTGATGATCGTCGCCGGGCGCGTCAGCCGGAAGATGGCTCCGGTGGTGCGCCGGCTCTACGACCAGATGAGCGACCCCAAGTGGGTGATCGCCATGGGTGATTGCGCCGCCTGCGGCGGCATTTTCAACAACTATGCTATCGTGCAGGGCGTGGATGAAGTCGTGCCGGTGGATGTCTATGTCGCCGGCTGCCCGCCGCGCCCCGAAGCGTTGATCCACGGGATCATGCTCCTGCACGAGAAGGTAAAGCGTGAAAAGATCAGCGGCAAGAAGGAGGAGCCCATCCGCCTCAGCCAGCCGCCGCTCCAGGTTGATGCGGCCAGAAAGTAG
- the tgt gene encoding tRNA guanosine(34) transglycosylase Tgt: MFSILARDPASRARAGVLRTAHGEVATPVFMPVGTRGSVKALTPDELRAHGAEIILGNTYHLYLQPGHELIARRGGLHRFTGWHGPILTDSGGFQVFSLVHGGIADEIKGRRPQQPGRLNDMVKVTEDAVIFKSYLDGSRHVFTPERSIEVQHHLGADIILCFDELPPYHAGYEYTRESMQRSHRWAARCLEAHRARDAERLPNPDQRLFGIVHGGVFPDLRRESAETLGDMGFDGLCIGGSLGASKEQMYEVVDMTVPHLPDGLARHLLGVGDVDDLIEGVARGIDMFDCVSPTRLGRHGTALVRDPERRWKLNVQNAALREDDDPLQPGCACAACRTFSRAYIHHLYRAGELLGIRLVSLHNVAFLLSLMADIRTAIIEGRFAALYEAWLGKPILDFGF; encoded by the coding sequence ATGTTCTCTATCCTGGCCCGCGACCCGGCCTCACGCGCCCGTGCCGGCGTGCTGCGAACGGCGCATGGCGAGGTTGCCACACCGGTGTTTATGCCAGTGGGCACGCGCGGCAGCGTCAAGGCCCTTACCCCCGACGAACTGCGCGCCCACGGCGCAGAGATCATCCTCGGCAATACCTACCACCTGTACCTGCAGCCCGGTCACGAACTGATCGCCCGGCGCGGCGGCCTGCACCGCTTCACGGGCTGGCACGGCCCCATCCTCACCGACAGCGGCGGCTTCCAGGTCTTCTCGCTGGTCCACGGCGGGATCGCCGACGAAATCAAGGGCCGCCGGCCCCAGCAGCCCGGGCGCCTCAATGATATGGTGAAGGTGACCGAAGACGCGGTGATTTTCAAAAGTTATCTGGACGGCTCGCGCCACGTCTTTACGCCTGAGCGCAGCATCGAGGTGCAGCACCACCTGGGCGCGGATATAATCCTGTGCTTCGATGAACTGCCGCCTTACCACGCCGGCTACGAGTACACGCGCGAAAGCATGCAGCGCTCGCACCGCTGGGCGGCGCGCTGTCTTGAGGCCCATCGGGCGCGCGATGCGGAGCGCCTGCCCAATCCCGACCAGCGGCTCTTCGGCATCGTCCACGGCGGCGTATTTCCCGACCTGCGACGGGAGAGCGCCGAAACCCTTGGCGATATGGGCTTTGATGGACTGTGCATCGGCGGATCACTGGGGGCCAGCAAGGAGCAGATGTACGAGGTGGTTGACATGACCGTGCCGCACCTGCCCGACGGGCTGGCGCGGCACCTGCTGGGCGTCGGCGATGTGGACGATCTCATCGAAGGCGTGGCCCGGGGTATTGACATGTTCGATTGCGTCAGCCCGACCCGCCTGGGCCGTCACGGCACGGCGCTGGTGCGCGACCCGGAGCGACGGTGGAAGCTCAATGTGCAGAACGCCGCGCTCCGCGAAGATGACGATCCTTTGCAGCCAGGCTGCGCATGCGCCGCCTGCCGCACCTTCTCACGGGCCTACATTCATCACCTCTACCGGGCCGGGGAACTGCTGGGCATTCGCCTGGTCAGCCTGCACAACGTGGCTTTCTTGCTCTCCCTCATGGCCGACATTCGCACCGCAATCATCGAGGGGCGCTTCGCGGCGCTCTACGAAGCGTGGCTCGGCAAACCGATTCTGGATTTTGGATTTTAG
- the ndhC gene encoding NADH-quinone oxidoreductase subunit A, whose product MLGSFLPILILFLIAVFIAVFVITLSSLLGPRRGSPRKLAPYESGMEPIGPAIRRIPVKFYVVAMLFIVFDIEVVFFYPYALVFRQLGLPGLIAIGVFFLVLVIGFVYEWKKGALTWE is encoded by the coding sequence ATGCTCGGTTCGTTCCTTCCCATCCTCATCCTCTTCCTGATCGCCGTCTTTATCGCCGTGTTCGTGATTACCCTCTCGTCGCTGCTGGGGCCCAGACGCGGCAGCCCGCGCAAGCTGGCGCCCTACGAGTCGGGCATGGAGCCAATCGGCCCCGCCATCCGGCGCATCCCGGTGAAGTTCTACGTCGTGGCGATGCTGTTTATCGTCTTCGATATCGAAGTGGTGTTCTTCTACCCGTACGCCCTGGTCTTCCGGCAACTTGGCCTGCCGGGCCTGATCGCCATCGGCGTCTTCTTCCTGGTGCTCGTGATTGGGTTCGTCTATGAGTGGAAGAAAGGGGCTCTGACATGGGAATAG
- the nuoF gene encoding NADH-quinone oxidoreductase subunit NuoF has translation MDLSEHIIMRELDVPDINDFEVYRRHGGWEAYRMALKEKTPAEIVAMVKESGLRGRGGAGFPTGIKWGFLPKGVYPRYLLCNCDESEPGTFNNHQIIDRNPHQLIEGVALSAYAIECHTAYIYMRGEFAAAAITLERAIAAAYRAGFLGRNILGTGFDLDIYVHRGAGAYICGEETALMESLEGKIGQPRLKPPFPAVAGLYGKPTIINNVETLANVPRIVEKGVAWYRSHGTEKSPGTKCFSLSGHVNRPGNYELPFGVPLRELIESPEYGGGMRGGRPVKIIIPGGASAPWLTHEHLDVPLDYESVAAAGSMLGSGAVIVLNDTVKAPHVAYKMDEFFKHESCGKCTPCREGTHWLVRVLHRIAEEGRAAPEDIPTLHSIYNQMAGNCFCLLGESAVMPIKSALTLFPEEFEAVVAASRHHPHGNGHGDGRHGPVIPLTAKR, from the coding sequence ATGGACCTGAGCGAGCATATTATCATGCGGGAACTGGACGTTCCCGATATTAACGACTTTGAGGTGTACCGTCGCCATGGGGGCTGGGAAGCCTATCGCATGGCGCTGAAGGAGAAGACCCCCGCCGAGATCGTGGCGATGGTCAAGGAGTCGGGATTGCGAGGCCGCGGCGGGGCCGGGTTCCCTACTGGCATCAAGTGGGGTTTTCTGCCTAAAGGCGTCTATCCACGTTATTTGCTGTGTAATTGTGATGAATCCGAGCCGGGCACGTTCAATAATCACCAAATTATTGATCGCAATCCCCATCAATTGATTGAGGGCGTGGCTCTTTCGGCCTATGCGATTGAGTGTCACACGGCCTATATCTACATGCGCGGTGAGTTCGCCGCAGCGGCAATCACCCTCGAACGGGCCATCGCCGCGGCCTACCGCGCCGGGTTTCTGGGCCGGAACATCCTCGGCACAGGTTTTGATCTCGACATCTACGTGCATCGCGGCGCCGGCGCTTATATCTGCGGCGAAGAGACGGCGCTGATGGAGTCGCTGGAGGGCAAGATCGGGCAGCCGCGCCTTAAGCCGCCCTTTCCCGCTGTGGCCGGGCTGTATGGCAAGCCGACGATCATTAATAATGTCGAGACCCTTGCCAATGTGCCCCGCATCGTCGAGAAGGGCGTCGCCTGGTACCGCAGTCACGGGACCGAGAAGAGTCCCGGCACCAAGTGCTTTTCCCTCTCCGGCCACGTTAACCGCCCCGGCAACTACGAACTGCCCTTTGGCGTGCCGCTGCGCGAGTTGATCGAAAGCCCGGAGTACGGCGGCGGGATGCGCGGCGGCCGCCCGGTGAAGATCATCATCCCCGGCGGGGCCTCGGCCCCGTGGCTGACCCACGAGCACCTTGATGTGCCCCTCGACTACGAGAGCGTCGCCGCTGCCGGCTCGATGCTCGGCTCCGGAGCGGTGATCGTGCTCAACGATACGGTGAAGGCCCCCCACGTGGCCTACAAGATGGACGAGTTCTTCAAGCACGAGTCCTGCGGCAAATGCACCCCCTGCCGCGAAGGCACCCACTGGCTGGTCAGGGTGCTGCATCGCATCGCTGAAGAGGGCCGCGCCGCGCCCGAGGATATTCCGACCCTGCACAGCATCTACAACCAGATGGCCGGGAACTGTTTCTGCCTGCTGGGGGAAAGCGCCGTGATGCCGATCAAGAGCGCCCTGACGCTGTTCCCCGAGGAGTTCGAGGCCGTTGTGGCCGCCAGCCGCCACCATCCCCACGGGAATGGGCATGGCGATGGCCGTCACGGGCCGGTGATCCCCCTGACGGCGAAACGCTAG
- the nuoD gene encoding NADH dehydrogenase (quinone) subunit D: protein MTNTLHVPTPQEITGPAIAGKTETMVLNMGPHHPSTHGVLRLVLELDGEVVVNVAPDVGYLHTGIEKTMESKTYQKAVVLTDRMDYLAPLSNNLCYALAVEKLLGVEIPERVQVIRVLLVELQRIASHLVWLGTHALDLAAMSVFLYAFREREQILDIFELVSGARMMTSYIRIGGLAYDVPADFLPTVDALLRIMPERIDEYEALLTGNPLWLERTVGVGVIDAEAAIAYGLTGANLRASGVPYDVRKAMPYSGYETYDFEIPVGKNGDIYDRYRVRMAEMRQSVKIARQAWERLRALGPGPHMTLDRKVAPPPKSEITHSMEALIHHFKLWTEGFKPPRGDAYVSIESPRGILGCYVVSDGSPRPWRVHFRAPSFINLQALPHMAKGRLVADLVALIASLDPVLGEVDR from the coding sequence ATGACCAATACGCTTCACGTGCCCACCCCCCAGGAGATCACCGGACCGGCCATCGCCGGCAAGACCGAGACGATGGTGCTCAACATGGGGCCGCACCACCCCAGCACCCACGGCGTGCTCCGGCTGGTGCTGGAACTCGATGGCGAGGTGGTGGTGAACGTCGCGCCCGATGTCGGCTATCTCCATACCGGTATCGAGAAGACCATGGAGAGCAAGACCTACCAGAAGGCGGTGGTGCTCACCGACCGCATGGATTACCTGGCGCCGCTCTCCAATAACCTCTGCTATGCGCTCGCCGTCGAGAAACTGCTGGGGGTCGAGATCCCCGAACGGGTGCAGGTGATCCGGGTGCTGCTGGTCGAATTGCAACGCATCGCCTCGCACCTGGTCTGGCTCGGCACCCATGCCCTCGACCTGGCGGCGATGAGCGTGTTCCTCTACGCCTTCCGCGAGCGCGAGCAGATCCTGGATATTTTTGAACTGGTCTCCGGCGCGCGGATGATGACCAGTTACATCCGCATCGGCGGCCTGGCCTACGATGTGCCGGCGGATTTCTTGCCCACGGTTGACGCCCTGCTGCGGATCATGCCTGAGCGCATTGACGAGTACGAGGCCCTGCTTACCGGCAATCCCCTCTGGCTCGAGCGCACCGTCGGCGTCGGCGTGATTGACGCCGAGGCGGCCATCGCCTATGGCCTCACCGGGGCCAACCTGCGCGCTTCCGGCGTGCCCTACGATGTGCGCAAGGCGATGCCCTACAGCGGTTACGAGACCTATGATTTCGAGATCCCCGTGGGCAAGAACGGCGACATCTACGATCGCTACCGCGTGCGCATGGCCGAGATGCGCCAGAGCGTCAAGATCGCCCGGCAGGCCTGGGAACGCCTGCGCGCCCTTGGTCCTGGCCCGCATATGACCCTCGACCGCAAGGTGGCCCCGCCTCCCAAGAGCGAGATCACCCACAGCATGGAGGCGCTGATCCACCACTTCAAGCTGTGGACGGAGGGCTTCAAGCCGCCGCGCGGCGACGCCTATGTTAGCATCGAAAGCCCCCGCGGCATCCTCGGTTGCTACGTGGTCAGCGACGGCAGCCCCAGGCCCTGGCGCGTCCACTTCCGCGCTCCCTCGTTCATCAACCTCCAGGCCCTCCCCCATATGGCGAAGGGCCGCCTGGTCGCCGATCTCGTGGCGTTGATCGCCAGTCTCGATCCGGTGCTGGGTGAAGTTGATCGGTAA
- a CDS encoding NADH-quinone oxidoreductase subunit C: MDNQILLHRITAQFPDAVLESVEFRGDLSLTVRPDRYLEVARFLRDDPGLRYTFLENLCGVDYLGRVPRFEVVAHLVSMLHLHRVCLKVGAPEEHPHVPSLTPLFPTANYQEREAFDLLGIVFDGHPALARILMPDDWIGHPQRKDHPLVEEEVAFTFNQERIYAHKPFAKE; this comes from the coding sequence ATGGATAACCAGATCCTGCTCCATCGCATCACCGCTCAGTTCCCCGATGCCGTGCTTGAGTCGGTGGAGTTCCGCGGCGATCTGAGCCTCACTGTGCGCCCCGACCGCTACCTGGAGGTGGCTCGCTTCCTGCGCGATGATCCCGGCCTGCGCTACACGTTCCTTGAGAATCTGTGCGGCGTCGATTATCTGGGACGTGTCCCGCGCTTCGAGGTGGTGGCCCACCTGGTGAGCATGCTGCACCTGCACCGCGTCTGTCTGAAAGTTGGCGCGCCGGAGGAGCATCCGCACGTGCCCTCCCTCACGCCCCTCTTCCCGACCGCCAACTATCAGGAGCGTGAAGCCTTCGACCTGCTCGGCATCGTGTTCGACGGGCATCCCGCCCTTGCCCGCATCCTGATGCCCGATGACTGGATCGGTCATCCGCAACGCAAGGATCATCCCCTGGTGGAGGAGGAGGTCGCCTTTACCTTCAACCAGGAGCGGATCTACGCCCATAAGCCCTTCGCGAAGGAATAA
- a CDS encoding NAD(P)H-dependent oxidoreductase subunit E — protein sequence MLLETHRDEIEAILSRYHSPRSAVLPLLYLAQDTYGYLTETAIREVAAILNMPPTDVFEVVGFYTLFYKRPVGTWVLQVCDDVPCCYLGAEELIAALKQRLGIVEEQTTGDGMFTLQRVKCLAACDRAPVLQANLDYVYDVTPERVNALLANLRARAAEARQRGVSGRFAEDFEWGPDGALIRIDRAAPYRPRQFPAAPPSAPPEPEPVPEADAGHDQLADRKGSPL from the coding sequence ATGTTGCTGGAGACCCACAGGGACGAAATTGAGGCCATTCTCTCGCGTTACCACTCGCCGCGCAGCGCCGTGCTGCCGCTGCTCTACCTCGCGCAGGACACCTACGGCTACCTGACCGAGACGGCCATTCGCGAGGTTGCCGCCATTCTCAATATGCCGCCCACCGATGTCTTCGAGGTGGTTGGCTTCTATACGCTGTTTTATAAGCGTCCCGTGGGAACCTGGGTGCTCCAGGTGTGCGATGATGTGCCCTGCTGTTACCTCGGCGCCGAAGAACTGATCGCCGCTCTGAAACAGCGCCTGGGGATCGTCGAGGAGCAGACCACCGGCGATGGGATGTTCACCCTCCAGCGCGTCAAGTGCCTGGCCGCTTGCGACCGAGCGCCGGTGTTGCAGGCCAATCTTGATTATGTCTACGACGTGACGCCCGAGCGGGTCAACGCGCTCCTGGCCAATCTGCGCGCCCGCGCCGCCGAGGCCCGGCAGCGCGGCGTCAGCGGGCGCTTCGCCGAGGATTTCGAGTGGGGACCTGACGGCGCGCTCATCCGGATCGACCGCGCGGCGCCGTACCGGCCGCGCCAGTTTCCCGCGGCGCCACCGTCCGCCCCGCCGGAACCCGAGCCGGTGCCCGAAGCCGATGCCGGCCACGACCAGCTTGCCGATCGTAAGGGGTCGCCGCTGTGA
- the nuoG gene encoding NADH-quinone oxidoreductase subunit NuoG, whose product MADVTITVDGVTIKVPAGTNVVDAARMAQVAIPVFCYHPRMKPVGMCRMCLVQIGTPKLDPATREPLLDANGKPVIAMQPKLQTACTTVVSEGMVVNTQSPEVKFAQRGVLEFLLTSHPLDCPVCDKGGECPLQNLTMEWGPATSRFDYTDKVHFEKPVPLGDLILLDRERCILCSRCVRFQDELADDPVLGFDHRGRNWMIISKSDPPFDSKFSGNTTDICPVGALTSSDFRFRARVWELTPIPAVCTLCPVGCNMTLDMRHERLMRVMPRENAAVNDIWLCDKGRFGHRFFEHESRLTTPLIRRGEKLVEASWEEALSLVAEKLEATRRSRGGAAIAGLASPRMSNEDLYLFQKLFREQLESNNLDHLTGAPAEPAHDDLGALLGVGKDANLMDFGAGDVVLVLGADPEEEAPLYVLRLRSAAQRGAGLIVANLRPTKLERSATLAARYLPGGELAFIHGLLRELLAAGNRPTVKSSGFDDLKRVLNDMTVERITERAGVAAETIAAAARALGEARRLVIIYGAEARSAGPAVVEALGALLALSGKAGQAHSGLIALLSGGNSRGALDMGVRPDARPGYAPLIRPGLGARDLWPALRDGRVRAVWIAGLDPAASLPAARAALAEAEFVVVQDLFLTPTAHLAHVVLPAASVAEREGTYTNAERRVQRSRQARGPVGQSRPDWQIFAEVGRALSARAGEQAPRDAADAWDYLTAAEVAAEIAERVPGYAGVTYTALAATGKPGTWGRQANEAIYYDGTNYENTEGVGIKLPAPVESGAVSINLAPRPAPPQTDERPLLLLSQPLAYGGDPLLRGSKLERHIPAPYVALNPADAERRNIHSGDQVRLDSAAGSLTLPARVVADVPPGVALVPADLPGVELAAVQTGPRTRVHLVKLVV is encoded by the coding sequence ATGGCGGATGTAACCATTACGGTTGACGGGGTGACCATCAAGGTCCCCGCCGGAACGAACGTGGTTGACGCGGCGCGGATGGCGCAGGTCGCCATTCCGGTCTTTTGCTACCATCCGCGAATGAAGCCGGTCGGGATGTGCCGGATGTGCCTGGTGCAGATCGGGACCCCGAAGCTCGACCCCGCCACCCGCGAACCCCTCCTCGATGCCAACGGCAAGCCGGTCATCGCCATGCAGCCGAAGTTGCAAACCGCCTGCACCACGGTGGTCAGCGAGGGCATGGTGGTCAACACGCAGAGCCCCGAGGTCAAGTTCGCCCAGCGCGGGGTGCTGGAGTTCCTGCTCACCTCGCATCCGCTCGATTGCCCGGTGTGCGACAAGGGTGGCGAGTGCCCTTTGCAGAACCTGACCATGGAGTGGGGACCCGCCACCAGCCGTTTCGACTACACCGATAAGGTCCATTTCGAGAAGCCGGTGCCTCTCGGCGACCTGATCCTGCTCGACCGCGAGCGCTGCATCCTCTGCTCGCGCTGTGTGCGCTTCCAGGATGAACTGGCCGATGATCCAGTGCTCGGCTTCGACCACCGCGGGCGCAACTGGATGATCATCTCCAAAAGCGACCCGCCCTTCGATAGCAAGTTCTCCGGCAATACTACCGACATCTGCCCGGTGGGGGCGCTGACCAGCAGCGATTTCCGCTTCCGCGCCCGCGTCTGGGAGCTGACCCCCATCCCCGCGGTCTGCACGCTCTGCCCGGTGGGCTGCAACATGACCCTGGATATGCGCCACGAGCGCCTGATGCGGGTGATGCCCCGCGAAAACGCGGCGGTCAACGACATCTGGCTCTGCGACAAGGGCCGCTTCGGCCACCGCTTCTTCGAGCACGAGAGCCGCCTGACCACCCCGCTGATCCGCCGGGGCGAGAAGCTGGTCGAGGCGAGCTGGGAGGAGGCCCTGAGCCTGGTGGCCGAGAAGCTCGAGGCGACGCGACGCTCCCGCGGCGGCGCGGCCATCGCCGGGCTGGCTTCGCCGCGTATGAGCAACGAGGATCTCTACCTGTTCCAGAAGCTCTTCCGCGAGCAACTGGAGAGCAACAATCTCGATCACCTGACCGGCGCGCCTGCCGAGCCGGCCCACGACGATCTGGGCGCGTTGCTCGGCGTGGGGAAGGATGCCAATCTGATGGATTTCGGCGCGGGTGACGTGGTGCTGGTGCTGGGCGCCGATCCCGAAGAAGAGGCGCCGCTCTACGTACTGCGACTGCGCAGCGCGGCGCAGCGCGGCGCCGGGTTGATCGTCGCCAACCTGCGCCCCACCAAGCTGGAACGCTCGGCCACCCTCGCCGCCCGCTACCTGCCCGGCGGAGAACTGGCCTTCATCCACGGACTGCTGCGCGAATTGCTGGCCGCGGGCAACCGTCCGACAGTCAAAAGCAGCGGGTTCGATGACCTGAAGCGCGTACTCAACGACATGACCGTCGAGCGGATCACCGAACGCGCGGGGGTGGCGGCGGAGACGATTGCTGCTGCTGCCCGCGCTCTCGGCGAAGCCCGGCGTCTGGTGATCATCTACGGGGCCGAAGCGCGCAGCGCCGGGCCGGCGGTGGTCGAGGCCCTGGGCGCGCTGCTGGCGCTAAGCGGCAAGGCCGGACAGGCTCACAGCGGGCTGATCGCTCTGCTGTCCGGCGGCAACAGTCGCGGCGCCCTGGACATGGGCGTGCGCCCCGACGCGCGCCCCGGCTACGCGCCCCTCATCCGCCCCGGTCTGGGCGCCCGCGACCTCTGGCCGGCGCTTCGCGACGGGCGGGTGCGGGCGGTCTGGATCGCCGGCCTTGACCCCGCCGCCAGCCTGCCTGCCGCCCGCGCAGCCCTGGCCGAAGCCGAGTTCGTGGTGGTGCAGGATCTCTTCCTCACCCCAACTGCACACCTGGCCCACGTCGTGCTGCCCGCCGCCAGCGTGGCCGAGCGCGAGGGAACGTACACCAATGCCGAACGGCGCGTGCAGCGCTCGCGGCAGGCCCGCGGCCCCGTGGGCCAGAGCCGGCCCGACTGGCAGATCTTCGCCGAGGTGGGCCGCGCCCTGAGCGCCCGCGCTGGCGAGCAGGCGCCCCGTGACGCGGCTGATGCCTGGGACTACCTGACCGCCGCCGAGGTCGCCGCCGAGATCGCCGAGCGCGTGCCTGGCTACGCTGGCGTGACCTACACCGCCCTGGCCGCCACCGGCAAACCGGGGACCTGGGGCCGCCAGGCGAATGAGGCCATTTACTACGATGGCACCAACTACGAGAATACCGAGGGCGTGGGGATCAAACTGCCCGCGCCGGTCGAAAGCGGCGCCGTCAGCATCAACCTGGCGCCCCGGCCCGCGCCCCCGCAGACCGACGAACGGCCGCTGCTGCTGCTGAGCCAGCCCCTGGCCTATGGCGGCGACCCGCTCCTGCGCGGCTCGAAACTGGAGAGGCATATTCCGGCCCCGTATGTCGCATTGAACCCGGCTGACGCCGAGCGGCGCAACATTCATTCCGGCGACCAGGTGCGGCTTGACTCCGCCGCCGGCTCGCTGACCCTGCCGGCCCGCGTGGTTGCTGACGTACCGCCTGGCGTGGCGCTCGTTCCCGCCGACCTGCCCGGCGTGGAACTGGCCGCCGTGCAGACCGGCCCGCGCACCCGTGTGCATCTGGTGAAGCTGGTGGTGTAG
- the icd gene encoding NADP-dependent isocitrate dehydrogenase — protein MATRTAPEGEIISIKDGKLVVPDRPIIPFVEGDGTGPDIWRASVRVFDAAVEKAYGGKRKIVWHEVLAGEKAFRETGNWLPDETVEAFQKYLVGIKGPLTTPVGGGIRSLNVALRQLLDLYVCLRPVRHFRGVPSPVKHPEKVDMVIFRENTEDLYAGIEYRAGTPEAQRVLDFLRDTFPGDFEKIRFGTAEKTDAFLRMLGANPEGKVEVGVGIKPISRVGTERLVGAAIQYAIQFKRKSVTLVHKGNIQKFSEGAFRDWGYEYAERAFGDYVYTWSQWERTRAVQGEAAANAEQAEALKAGRILIKDAIADITLQQVLTRPDEFDVIATPNLNGDYLSDALAAQVGGIGIAPGGNINYVTGHAIFEATHGTAPKYANLDKVNPGSVILSGDMMLRYMGWIEAADLIVAALERTIQQKVVTYDFARLMEGAREVRTSQFADAMIANMDRVIGDERRIGHDIVSPDLVRPVEHETFPRATVGALMTRNVVSVAANAPLSDTTHLMRSRGITSVVVEPTDGKDWGIMTMRDVLKKIVRNNVPMNGMTVDEIATRPLITISPDRTLAECAALMLEKNIRRVVVVRDGVPVGIISETDIFRYVEERDIVEGAAR, from the coding sequence ATGGCTACGCGCACGGCTCCTGAAGGCGAGATCATCTCTATCAAGGACGGCAAACTGGTCGTTCCTGACCGTCCGATCATCCCCTTCGTGGAGGGCGACGGCACCGGTCCCGATATCTGGCGCGCAAGCGTGCGCGTCTTCGACGCCGCAGTCGAGAAAGCTTACGGCGGCAAACGGAAGATTGTCTGGCACGAGGTGCTCGCCGGCGAAAAAGCCTTCCGCGAGACCGGCAACTGGCTCCCCGATGAGACGGTCGAGGCCTTCCAGAAGTATCTGGTGGGCATTAAGGGGCCGTTGACCACGCCGGTCGGGGGCGGCATCCGTTCGCTCAACGTGGCGCTGCGCCAGCTCCTCGATCTCTACGTCTGTCTGCGCCCGGTGCGCCATTTCCGCGGCGTGCCGTCGCCGGTAAAGCATCCCGAAAAGGTGGATATGGTGATCTTCCGCGAGAATACGGAGGATCTCTACGCCGGGATCGAATATCGCGCCGGCACTCCCGAGGCGCAAAGAGTCCTTGATTTTCTGCGTGACACCTTTCCCGGCGATTTCGAGAAGATCCGCTTTGGCACGGCGGAAAAGACCGACGCCTTCCTGCGCATGCTGGGCGCCAATCCCGAGGGCAAGGTTGAGGTCGGCGTGGGCATCAAGCCGATCAGCCGCGTGGGCACCGAGCGGCTGGTCGGCGCGGCTATTCAGTACGCCATTCAGTTCAAGCGCAAAAGCGTGACCCTGGTCCATAAAGGGAACATTCAAAAGTTCAGCGAAGGCGCCTTCCGCGACTGGGGCTATGAGTATGCCGAGCGAGCCTTCGGCGACTACGTCTACACCTGGTCGCAGTGGGAGCGCACCCGCGCGGTGCAGGGCGAGGCCGCAGCCAATGCTGAGCAGGCCGAGGCCCTCAAGGCCGGGCGCATTCTCATTAAAGACGCCATCGCCGATATTACCCTCCAGCAGGTGCTCACGCGCCCCGACGAGTTTGATGTGATCGCCACTCCCAATCTCAACGGCGATTACCTCTCCGACGCCCTGGCGGCCCAGGTCGGCGGCATTGGCATCGCTCCCGGCGGGAACATCAACTATGTCACCGGCCATGCCATCTTCGAAGCCACCCACGGCACCGCCCCCAAGTACGCCAATCTCGACAAGGTCAACCCCGGCTCGGTCATCCTTTCCGGCGACATGATGCTGCGCTACATGGGCTGGATCGAAGCCGCCGATCTGATCGTCGCCGCCCTGGAGCGCACCATCCAGCAAAAGGTGGTGACCTATGACTTCGCTCGTCTGATGGAAGGCGCGCGCGAGGTGCGCACCTCACAGTTCGCCGATGCAATGATCGCCAACATGGACCGCGTCATCGGCGATGAGCGCCGCATCGGCCATGATATTGTCAGCCCCGACCTGGTGCGCCCGGTCGAGCACGAAACCTTCCCCCGCGCCACGGTAGGGGCGTTGATGACCCGCAATGTGGTGTCGGTGGCGGCCAATGCGCCGCTCAGCGATACGACGCACCTGATGCGCTCGCGGGGCATCACTTCCGTGGTGGTCGAGCCGACCGATGGCAAGGACTGGGGCATCATGACGATGCGCGATGTGCTCAAGAAGATCGTTCGCAACAATGTGCCCATGAATGGCATGACGGTTGATGAGATCGCCACGCGCCCGCTGATTACCATCTCCCCCGACAGGACCCTCGCCGAGTGCGCCGCGCTTATGCTGGAGAAGAACATTCGCCGCGTCGTGGTGGTCCGCGATGGCGTTCCGGTAGGGATCATCAGCGAGACGGACATCTTCCGCTATGTCGAGGAGCGCGACATAGTGGAAGGGGCGGCCCGGTAG